One Cydia pomonella isolate Wapato2018A chromosome 14, ilCydPomo1, whole genome shotgun sequence DNA segment encodes these proteins:
- the LOC133525266 gene encoding uncharacterized protein LOC133525266 — protein MDDQFQLLFDKMKVEMQKQTEELTNTITEKIDEKLKPILEENKNLQKKVENLEKKVEYLEREKKANNIIIHGLKEEETSTLELVKQVKECFSKDLNIKIEDWDINKIYHIGNNNKTGKPKPTLLSLVSKWKKSEIMKNKKKLKEIYVTDDYSKETLEKRKALQPKLTEEREKGNIAFIKYDQLIVKNTINTKDKRKREISTSPQNDSQPRKQQTLMNASNNCRINAFDIMRGRSLSLSSNSATNEQ, from the coding sequence ATGGATGACCAATTCCAACTACTGTTCGATAAAATGAAAGTTGAAATGCAGAAGCAAACAGAAGAACTAACTAATACAATTACGGAAAAAATTGATGAAAAACTAAAACCTATTctagaagaaaacaaaaatttGCAAAAGAAAGTTGAAAACCTGGAGAAAAAAGTGGAGTATTTGGAGAGAGAGAAAAAAGCCAACAACATAATCATTCATGGGTTGAAGGAAGAGGAGACATCCACGCTGGAGCTAGTTAAACAAGTGAAAGAATGCTTTTCAaaggatttaaatataaaaatagaggACTgggatattaataaaatataccatattgggaataataataagactGGGAAACCCAAGCCTACGCTTCTATCACTAGTAAGTAAATGGAAAAAGAGTGAaatcatgaaaaataaaaagaaactcaAGGAGATATATGTTACGGACGATTACTCAAAGGAAACTCTAGAAAAGAGGAAAGCCCTACAACCCAAGCTTACAGAAGAACGGGAAAAGGGAAATATTGCCTTTATAAAGTACGATCAACTGATAGTCAAGAATACCATCAATACTAAAGATAAAAGAAAAAGGGAAATATCTACCTCCCCGCAAAACGATTCTCAGCCAAGGAAACAACAAACATTAATGAATGCATCTAATAATTGTCGAATAAATGCGTTTGATATAATGAGAGGCCGTTCTCTATCTCTCTCCAGCAACTCTGCTACCAACGAACAATAG